DNA from Streptosporangiales bacterium:
GCCGTAGAGGCTGCAGGAGGAGGCGAACAGGAACCTGCTCACTCCGGCGGCCTTCGCAGCGGTGGCGAGCTGCAGCGTGCCGTCGAGGTTCACGGAGAACGTGGTGGCGCGGTTGAGGTGCCCGAGCGGGTCGTTCGAGAGCGCAGCCAGGCAGATGACGGCGTCGTAGCCGGCCAGCAGGTCAGCGTTCACCGCTCGGACGTCCCGCGGGGCGCTGGTGGTCGGCACCGGCCCGTCGAGGAGGTCGCACCTCTCGTAGAGCCCGATGTCCAGTCCGTCGACGTCGTGTCCGGCTGTGCGCAGCATCGGCACGAGAACCGCGCCGATGTACCCGCGATCACCGGCGACCAAGATCCGCACAGCATCACCTCGTGTTCGAGCCTTCCGCCTGTTGGCGCCTCTTCCACCAGATCGCCGAGACGGCTGCCTGATACACCCGATTTCGCTGTATCAGGCGGCGGTCGTCACCGCTCTACTGGTGACGTTGTGCCGAAGTCCCGGCCATCACAATGGGGAGTCGCAGATGAAGGTTGCCGTTTTCGGCGTCGGTTACGTCGGGTCGGTGACTGCGGCATGTCTCGCTGCCGGCGGACACGAGGTGTGCGGGGTCGACGTCGATCCGTTGAAGGTCGACATGATCAACGCGGGGCACAGTCCCGTCGTCGAGCCAGGCCTGGACGACCTCGTCGCCAGCACGGTTGCCGCGGGCACACTCCGCGCGACCACCGACTGCGCCGAGGCACTCGACGGTGCCGACGTGTCGCTGGTGTGTGTCGGCACGCCGTCCACCGCGACGGGGAGTACCGAGCTCGCGCACCTGTGCAACGCCGTGCACGACATCGCCGCGGCGCTGCGGGTGTGCCGGCCGCCGGCGTCCGGTTTCCACAGCGTGGTGATTCGCTCCACGGTGCCACCTGGCACGGTGGAGAACGTCGTGCAGCCGGTGTTCGCGGCCGGCGGCGACGTGCAGGTCGGCACCGCGATGTGCCCGGAGTTCCTGCGGGAGGGCACCGGTCTGGCCGACTTCTATGCCCCGCCGTTCGTCGTGGTCGGCACGGCCGACGACCGGGTGGCCGCAGCGGTCGGCGAGCTGCTCGCGTTCGTAGGTGAGCCGGTGCGCGCGGTGGACGTGCGGTGCGCCGAGGCACTGAAGTACGCGTGCAACGCGTACCACGCGGTGAAGGTGTCGTTCGCCAACGAGATGGGGCGGATGTTCCGGCCGTTCGGCGTGGACGGCAGGGCGATGATGGAGCTCTTCTGCTCAGACACCACGTTGAACGTCTCAAAGGCGTACCTCAGGCCGGCGTTCGCATTCGGCGGCTCCTGCCTGCCGAAGGACCTCAGGGCACTGCTCTACCTGGCCCGGATGAACAGCGCAGACATGCCGCTGCTGCAGGGCACCCTCGCCTCGAACGAGCTCGTCGTGCGCGACGTCGTCGACCGGGTGGCCGCGGAGTCCGGGCGGGTCGTCGCCCTACTCGGGCTGAGCTTCAAGTCCGCGACCGACGACGTGCGGGAGAGCCCGAACGTCGAGCTGGCAGAACGGTTGCTGGGCAAGGGATACGAGCTGCGTATCTACGACTCGATCGTGAACCCGGTGGACCTGGTCGGGGCCAACAGGCGGCACCTGGAGTCGAAGCTGCCGCACCTGGAACGCCTCCTGACCGACACCCCGCTCACCGCACTGCGCGGTGCCGACCTGGCGATCGTGTCGTCCACCGCTGAGTCCGTACGCGACGCGCTCGTCGCCGAACCGCCGCGGCGCGTCATCGACCTCAGCGGCCGCCTCGGTGACCGGATCGAGGCACTGCCCGGATACCAGGGGACCGGATGGTAGCCGGCCGTCGCCGAGTGCTCATCATCGTGCAGAACCTGCCGGTGCCGTTCGACCGGCGGGTGTGGCTGGAGTGCCAGGCACTCGTCGCCGCCGGCTACGAGGTCTCCGTGATCTGCCCCAAGGGCGCCGGCGACCCGTCGTACGCCGTCGTGGACGGCGTGGCGCTCTACAAGTACCGGCCGTACGCCCCCGGCGGTGGCGCGGTCGGGTTCGCCCTCGAGTACGCCTACTCGTTCCTCGCGACGGGGTGGCTGGCGCTGCGGGTGCGCGGCAGGCGTCGGCTGCACGTACTGCAGGCGTGCAACCCGCCGGACATCTTCTGGCCGATCGCGATCCTGCTGCGGCTGCTCGACGGGTGCCGGTTCGTCTTCGACCAGCACGACCTCTGCCCCGAGCTCTACGAGTCCAGGTTCCCCACCGGGGCCAAGGCACCGTACCGCGCGCTGCGGGCGCTGGAACGCGCCACGTACCGCGCGGCCGACCACGTGATCGCGACCAACGACTCGTACCGCGAGGTCGCCATCGCGCGGGGCGGCAAGCGCCCGGACGAGGTCACGGTCGTGCGTACGGGGCCGGACCCTGACAGGCTCGTCCGCGGCGAGCCGAGCGAGCCGGTGCGGCGTGGCCACAAGTTCCTCGTCGCGTACCTCGGTGTGATGGGCCCGCAGGACGGCGTCGACAACGTGGTGCGAGCCGCAGCGCACGTGGTGCACACACTTGGACGAGACGATGTCGCGTTCACCGTCATCGGCAGCGGTGACTGTTTCGACGAGCTGGTGGCCCTGGCGGCCGAGCTCGGCCTCACCGACCACCTGGAGTTCACCGGGCGGGCACCCGACGGGGT
Protein-coding regions in this window:
- a CDS encoding nucleotide sugar dehydrogenase; protein product: MSSPSTSCPAVRSIGTRTAPMYPRSPATKIRTASPRVRAFRLLAPLPPDRRDGCLIHPISLYQAAVVTALLVTLCRSPGHHNGESQMKVAVFGVGYVGSVTAACLAAGGHEVCGVDVDPLKVDMINAGHSPVVEPGLDDLVASTVAAGTLRATTDCAEALDGADVSLVCVGTPSTATGSTELAHLCNAVHDIAAALRVCRPPASGFHSVVIRSTVPPGTVENVVQPVFAAGGDVQVGTAMCPEFLREGTGLADFYAPPFVVVGTADDRVAAAVGELLAFVGEPVRAVDVRCAEALKYACNAYHAVKVSFANEMGRMFRPFGVDGRAMMELFCSDTTLNVSKAYLRPAFAFGGSCLPKDLRALLYLARMNSADMPLLQGTLASNELVVRDVVDRVAAESGRVVALLGLSFKSATDDVRESPNVELAERLLGKGYELRIYDSIVNPVDLVGANRRHLESKLPHLERLLTDTPLTALRGADLAIVSSTAESVRDALVAEPPRRVIDLSGRLGDRIEALPGYQGTGW
- a CDS encoding glycosyltransferase — translated: MVAGRRRVLIIVQNLPVPFDRRVWLECQALVAAGYEVSVICPKGAGDPSYAVVDGVALYKYRPYAPGGGAVGFALEYAYSFLATGWLALRVRGRRRLHVLQACNPPDIFWPIAILLRLLDGCRFVFDQHDLCPELYESRFPTGAKAPYRALRALERATYRAADHVIATNDSYREVAIARGGKRPDEVTVVRTGPDPDRLVRGEPSEPVRRGHKFLVAYLGVMGPQDGVDNVVRAAAHVVHTLGRDDVAFTVIGSGDCFDELVALAAELGLTDHLEFTGRAPDGVVAEVLSTADVGLSPDPKNPLNDVSTMNKTMEYMAFGLPVVAFDLKETRVSAEAAAVYVEPGRVDSYADAIVELLDDDERRAEMGAFGRTRVEDVLAWQHQRPAYLAVYEQVRD